From the genome of Cytophagales bacterium WSM2-2:
TAACGGATCGGGGCAAGCTGATCGTTCAGAACACGCCTTTTGCAAGATTTGGCAAAGCAGAGGAATTATGTGGAACACTCCTCTGGTTATGCTCAGATGCGGCTTCTTTTGTTTCGGGTGCTATTGTTCCTGTGGATGGTGGGTACAGCGCATTCTCTGGCGTGTGAATCCAATATGGTCACTGAGTAGAATGGCCAGTGGCTTTTATTCTGACTATCCATCGGATGGATTAGATATAATAGCCCAATTATAAGATCAAACTTCCGTGATTATTGACTTATCTTCGGAAGATATAGATATAAGTTCCGTAATTTATATGTCTAATAGCCGAATTATAAGACTTATGTTCCGAATATAAGTGTCTAAGAGTTCCGAAGGTTGATCTATTAACACCGAACAATTAGACATTAGGAGGGAAGCCTGATAAATAGGCGATTTACGAAGGAACTGTGTTCCATATTTGTCCTGTTTTAAGTTTACGTTTTGTGTAAACATATTTCAGGGCTGGACAATTGCGAGAATCCGTCTGCAAAAGTGATAATTGAAAAGTCAGATCAAAGATTTAACTTAACTTCTCTGATTAATCAAACACGAGATGGCCAATTAATTATCACCAGATGCATGTCACAGATAGCAAAAATTAATAATACATGAATTTGAACATCGATGCTGAAAAGCAAAATACGTATGACGCCATCGTAGTGGGTTCCGGCATCAGCGGTGGCTGGGCTGCCAAAGAGCTTACCGAGAAAGGACTGAAAACATTGGTACTTGAGCGCGGTCGCGATGTAAGGCACGTGATGGATTACCCTACGATGACGAAGGATCCATGGCAACTTCCACATGCGAATAAGTTAACAACTACGGAATTGAAATTTTTTCCCGTGCAATCACGCACCGGTTGGGTAAATCAATCCAACCAACACTGGTGGGTAAATGATTTGGAGAACCCGTATACGGAAATCCAACCTTTCGATTGGATCAGAGGCTACCATGTTGGCGGACGTTCTATTATGTGGGGCAAGCAAACCTATCGTTTGTCAGACCTGGATTTTGAAGCCAATGCCAAAGAAGGAATTGGTGTTGACTGGCCGATTAGGTACAAGGATATTGCGCCCTGGTATGATTACGTAGAAACGTTCATCGGTGTGAGCGGTCAGGCGGAAGGAATACCGCATTTGCCGGATGGCAAATTTTTGCCCCCCATGGAATTGAATTGTGTAGAGCTGCTCTTTAAAGAAAAAGTAGCGGAGAAGTTTAATGGGAGGAAAGTTACCATTGGCCGTGCCGCTCATTTAACGGCACCGCTTCCGCATGACCCTAGTCGTGGTGTTTGTCAAAGTCGAAATATGTGTGACCGTGGATGTCCGTACGGTGCCTATTTTAGCAGCAATGCCTCCACACTTCCATTTGCTGCAAAGACCGGCAATATGACATTGAGGCCCCACTCGATTGTGCACTCCATTATCTACGATGAAAAGAAAGGTAAGGCGATTGGAGTGAAAATACTGGATGAAAAAACGAAGGACGAGATCGATTACTTTGCCAGAATTATCTTTCTCAATGCTTCAACGTTGGGAAGCACTTTTATTTTACTCAATTCTATTTCACAACGATTCCCTAATGGGCTTGGAAACGGAAGCGATCAATTGGGAAGGAATTTAATGGATCATCAATACCGTGCGGGTGCCAGTGCAACGGTAGAGGGGTTTGAAGACAAGTATTACATCGGTCGCAGACCCAACAACTTTTATATTCCCCGCTTTAGAAATATTGGCGCTGACAAGAGAAAAGATTACTTGCGAGGCTTCGGTTATCAAGGTGCCGGGGGCAGAACAAACTGGACACGTGGTGTGAAAGAAATGTCTTTTGGAGAGGAATTAAAAAATGAACTGACCACACCAGGTCCATGGCAAATTGGCATGGGTGGATTTGGCGAGTGCCTTCCTTACGCGGATAACCGGGTGACGATGAACAAAGAGAAGAAGGACGTGCATGGGCTTCCCACGTTAAACATCGATGCCGGCTGGAAAGAGAATGAAAAAGCCATGCGGAAGGACATCATTGCAGCGGCAGAAGAAATGTTGGAAGCAAGCGGCTTTAAGAATGTTTCCACTTTTGATGGTGCTGATAATATTGGTTTGGGAATTCATGAAATGGGCACCGCTCGCATGGGCCATGATCCCAAAACTTCGGTGCTCAACAAATGGAACCAGGTTCATGAAGCGCCCAATGTTTTTGTTACGGATGGAGCCGCAATGACATCGTCTGCCTGCCAGAATCCGTCTCTCACCTACATGGCACTTACCGCACGCGCTGCCCACCATGCAGTAGAAGAAATGAAAAAAGGAAATCTTTAATGCTTAGAATTATGAACAGGAGAGAAGCGATACAAAAAACAGCATTGACATTAGGTTACGCGATTTCTGCCACGGCTGTGTTGGGGGTATTAAAGGGGTGCAAAGCAAAACCTGATCTCGTTTACAAACCGGTTTTCTTCACCGAAGACCAGGCAAGAACAGTAAGCGAATTGGCAGAAATTATTTTACCTAAAACTACTACACCGGGTGCGAAAGATGTGGGGGTGCCAGGATTTATTGACGACCTGCTGAAGGAGGTATACACAAAGGAGGAGCAGGAAGATTTTTTGATAGAATTGACTGCGTTCGATGAAGAGGCAAGGAAAGATTATGGAGACATTTTCGGACTACTGGAGAAGGAAGACCAACTGGCATTTGTAAAAAAGAAACATGACGAGGCAATGAATTCGGATGAAGCAAAGCGCCCGGCAGGCTTTAGAAGTTACTCGAAGAAAGGTGAATTTCCGTTTATCCTTAAGATGAAAGAGTTAACACTTCTTGGATTTTTTACGAGTGAACCAGGCGCCACCCAGGTGTTGCAATACAATCAGGTTCCCGGCCCTTATCAAGGCTGTGTACCTTTAGAAAAAGTTGGAAAGACCTGGGCTGTTTAAAAACATCCTCGCCTTTAACGGTAATTCGCTTTCAAGTAGTGTAGCGTATGTTAGCAAGGAGTCCCCGAGTAGTACATTAGTACCCTCGCCAGTGTCGCCTCTTTTCAGCAGAGTCACCGTTTTCGTCTGCGTGGTTGAAGTAAGAAGCTAATTTTGTTTAAGTCAAACTAATTTCTGACGCCAAACCTTGAATAAATAACTATCGAATATGCATCGTCAATTTGATAGTAGTATCCTGATGCCAGGTTACATACCAATTGCTCTCTGGCACAATCCCATCGCACACGGTCCGCAAGACCAAGCCTCTGGGGTTTTAAAAAGAAGCCCCAGTTGGTATATTGGAATCAATTTTGAAAAACTTACGGAATCTTAATTATTTGTTATGGCAACAGCGACATTAACAATCAAAGACGAAACTAGTGGTGGCAAAATCATCAATGAAATTAACATTTCCTTAAAACAGGAGAGTGTATCTGTTCAGGAGATTATAGAGGCGAGAGTTGAATATGAGGTTAAGGTCTACAACGATAAGTTGCCTGAAT
Proteins encoded in this window:
- a CDS encoding GMC family oxidoreductase; this translates as MNLNIDAEKQNTYDAIVVGSGISGGWAAKELTEKGLKTLVLERGRDVRHVMDYPTMTKDPWQLPHANKLTTTELKFFPVQSRTGWVNQSNQHWWVNDLENPYTEIQPFDWIRGYHVGGRSIMWGKQTYRLSDLDFEANAKEGIGVDWPIRYKDIAPWYDYVETFIGVSGQAEGIPHLPDGKFLPPMELNCVELLFKEKVAEKFNGRKVTIGRAAHLTAPLPHDPSRGVCQSRNMCDRGCPYGAYFSSNASTLPFAAKTGNMTLRPHSIVHSIIYDEKKGKAIGVKILDEKTKDEIDYFARIIFLNASTLGSTFILLNSISQRFPNGLGNGSDQLGRNLMDHQYRAGASATVEGFEDKYYIGRRPNNFYIPRFRNIGADKRKDYLRGFGYQGAGGRTNWTRGVKEMSFGEELKNELTTPGPWQIGMGGFGECLPYADNRVTMNKEKKDVHGLPTLNIDAGWKENEKAMRKDIIAAAEEMLEASGFKNVSTFDGADNIGLGIHEMGTARMGHDPKTSVLNKWNQVHEAPNVFVTDGAAMTSSACQNPSLTYMALTARAAHHAVEEMKKGNL